One Persicobacter psychrovividus DNA window includes the following coding sequences:
- a CDS encoding leucine-rich repeat domain-containing protein — protein MQGRNKIWIILILCLGMVGKGFAQQEKLDKYKEDAGRLINYWQVYVNILGDSTEAMDDKERIVSESYLRVIRDSKVQIEDDLDANRLVPYYKDAQAYLKDITFFYRQVQFNYTVESIEPLVNDQGEYSLIVKTQRNLQGILVKDRQAVEDTKTVYFEMTVNQSDETVKIVSVYSTKLNEDEELYKWWFALSPNWKTILGSHTFLADSSKLADLQPFVAPDSSAVAEQVPASATDSLSTQPVDSSAVAITKADYINAIKRAVSTEALDLSDHMELYDFDPLNKLTNLRTLNLSHTFIDTLYMVRNMTQLERLDISYTRVRDLGNLRYLASLKELSAQYSPIENALTLSRLRGIQRLNLAYTPFDSLNILKYNNHLKVLDLSGTANYDLSPLAEVHSLTELHLESDSLVDFQQLAQFKKLEKLELTNTNIADLSVLKPLTQLQVLFIKNTRVADLAPLQELPSLKTVYCDNSGVDINHAQKFMREKAGTLVVADSKMLQQWWQTLPSAWAEVFHAMLPDSLQEPTGEWLHQTVFGVTDLAVNGKDIMDLEPLRMLVNLKKLDISHTGVYRLDPLKDLVSLQELNLSDTKVTSLSALKSLGQLEKIDFSGTPIATITDLKSLHQLKQINGDGTQVGDLKALDSLKQLSKIHFDDTRVEDQDVKEFLQVHPKAMVIYKTKALKQWWSGMSRAWKSAFDKNTGLGLLPTSEQLHELILSDQIDLSNMPDVQRLDALAPFVNLKRLVARNTRLMDISPLAKHPGLTYLDISNNPIENIETVSQLQHLNVLLLENAQVPLFDPIATLPQLKQLNIAGTRIKRIHGVEMLKSLEDFSFYNTKIRGISRLADCPNLKKISCYNSKVRSSDIEKLKAKHATLSVNYY, from the coding sequence ATGCAAGGAAGAAATAAAATCTGGATCATTTTGATCCTTTGTCTGGGCATGGTGGGAAAAGGCTTTGCCCAGCAGGAGAAGCTCGATAAATACAAAGAAGATGCTGGCCGCCTGATTAATTACTGGCAGGTTTATGTGAATATTCTTGGCGATTCTACTGAAGCCATGGATGATAAAGAGCGTATTGTGTCGGAAAGTTACCTGCGGGTAATCCGTGATTCCAAAGTTCAGATAGAGGACGATTTGGATGCCAACCGTCTCGTTCCTTATTATAAAGATGCGCAGGCCTATTTAAAAGACATTACCTTCTTTTATCGTCAGGTGCAATTTAACTATACGGTAGAATCCATTGAACCATTAGTAAACGACCAGGGGGAGTATAGCCTGATCGTTAAAACCCAGCGCAACCTGCAGGGGATATTGGTGAAGGATCGGCAGGCGGTGGAAGATACCAAAACGGTATATTTTGAAATGACGGTGAATCAGAGTGATGAAACCGTGAAAATCGTCAGTGTATATTCTACCAAACTGAACGAGGACGAAGAACTTTACAAATGGTGGTTTGCCTTGTCGCCAAACTGGAAAACCATTCTTGGAAGCCATACCTTCCTTGCGGACAGCAGCAAGCTTGCAGACCTGCAGCCCTTTGTTGCCCCCGATTCTTCTGCCGTTGCGGAACAGGTGCCGGCATCAGCCACCGACAGCCTGAGCACGCAACCAGTCGATTCATCAGCAGTGGCCATCACGAAGGCTGATTACATCAATGCGATAAAGCGTGCAGTAAGTACAGAAGCTTTGGATCTATCAGACCATATGGAGCTTTATGATTTTGACCCGCTGAACAAACTGACCAACCTTCGTACCCTCAACCTGAGTCATACTTTCATCGATACGCTTTATATGGTTCGAAATATGACACAGCTCGAACGATTGGATATTTCCTACACCCGAGTTCGCGATTTGGGCAATCTGCGCTATTTGGCCTCGTTAAAGGAATTATCTGCACAATACAGCCCCATTGAAAATGCCCTGACCCTCAGTAGGCTTCGGGGGATTCAACGTCTGAATTTAGCATATACCCCTTTCGATTCCCTCAATATTCTAAAGTACAACAATCATTTAAAAGTGCTTGACCTGTCCGGAACGGCCAACTATGACCTCAGCCCGCTTGCCGAGGTTCACAGCCTGACAGAATTGCATCTGGAGTCAGATTCGCTGGTTGATTTTCAGCAGCTTGCCCAGTTCAAAAAACTTGAAAAATTGGAATTGACCAATACCAATATTGCCGACCTTTCGGTACTGAAACCACTAACGCAGCTACAGGTGCTTTTTATCAAGAACACCAGGGTTGCCGACCTTGCGCCACTTCAGGAATTGCCGTCATTAAAAACGGTGTATTGCGATAACTCTGGCGTAGATATTAATCATGCACAGAAGTTTATGCGTGAAAAAGCGGGTACACTGGTGGTGGCAGATTCAAAAATGCTACAGCAATGGTGGCAAACGCTTCCCTCTGCCTGGGCGGAGGTGTTCCATGCCATGCTCCCTGACAGCCTTCAGGAACCAACAGGGGAGTGGTTGCATCAAACGGTTTTTGGGGTGACAGATTTAGCGGTGAACGGTAAGGACATCATGGATTTGGAACCACTGCGGATGCTGGTCAACCTGAAAAAACTCGATATTTCACATACAGGGGTTTATCGACTTGACCCACTGAAGGATTTAGTCAGCTTGCAAGAGCTCAACCTCTCCGATACCAAAGTTACCAGCCTGAGCGCATTGAAAAGCCTCGGGCAGCTGGAGAAAATAGACTTTTCGGGGACACCGATTGCCACCATTACCGATCTGAAATCTTTGCATCAGCTGAAGCAAATTAATGGAGATGGAACGCAGGTTGGCGACCTGAAAGCACTGGACAGCCTGAAACAGCTTTCGAAAATCCATTTTGACGATACACGGGTGGAAGATCAGGACGTGAAAGAATTTCTACAGGTGCATCCCAAAGCCATGGTGATCTACAAAACCAAAGCACTGAAGCAATGGTGGTCGGGAATGTCAAGGGCATGGAAAAGTGCTTTTGATAAAAATACAGGACTGGGGCTGTTGCCCACCTCAGAGCAGTTGCATGAGTTGATTTTGAGCGATCAAATCGACCTCTCTAATATGCCTGATGTTCAGCGGCTCGATGCCTTGGCGCCTTTCGTAAACCTGAAGCGCCTTGTGGCTCGCAATACCCGCCTGATGGACATCAGTCCTTTGGCCAAACACCCCGGCCTGACCTATCTTGATATTTCCAATAATCCTATTGAAAATATTGAAACGGTTAGTCAATTGCAGCATCTGAACGTGCTGTTGCTTGAGAATGCACAGGTGCCTTTGTTTGACCCTATCGCTACGCTGCCTCAGCTGAAGCAACTCAACATTGCAGGTACCCGCATTAAGCGGATTCATGGGGTGGAGATGCTTAAAAGTTTGGAGGACTTCTCTTTTTACAATACTAAAATTCGAGGAATTTCCCGCTTGGCAGATTGCCCTAACTTGAAGAAAATTTCATGTTATAATTCAAAAGTAAGAAGCTCGGATATCGAGAAGCTTAAGGCGAAACACGCAACCTTGTCGGTGAATTATTATTGA
- a CDS encoding SDR family oxidoreductase, giving the protein MEKVFLVTGGSSGIGKAIALHLKANGYRVFGTSRRMIANDPSGLEFIQMDVNNDEAVKAGIQQLIEKTGRLDGVINSAGLGTIGAVEEMPIDTIKEVFETNFYGVLRVCQAVLPIFRAQKSGHIINISSIAGEVSLPFRGFYSASKFAVEAMTEALRMEVKGFGIEVSMIQPGDFNTNIASARKNADLDANSPYAKLIEEMNVLIKKGMDSAPTPEAVGVAALNIVENKKPTLRYPVGAFVEKISIKLRKFLPTKLYEKIIMGHYNMLDDRMYK; this is encoded by the coding sequence GTGGAAAAAGTCTTCTTAGTAACGGGCGGTTCTTCAGGTATTGGGAAGGCCATTGCGCTTCATTTAAAAGCAAATGGCTACCGTGTATTTGGTACCAGCCGTCGCATGATAGCGAATGATCCTTCGGGGTTGGAATTTATCCAGATGGATGTCAATAACGATGAGGCTGTAAAGGCGGGGATTCAGCAGCTGATCGAAAAAACGGGCCGATTGGACGGGGTGATTAACTCGGCAGGTTTAGGGACGATTGGTGCCGTGGAGGAAATGCCTATTGATACCATAAAGGAGGTTTTTGAAACCAACTTTTACGGCGTGCTGCGGGTTTGTCAGGCAGTGTTGCCCATCTTCAGGGCTCAGAAGTCTGGGCATATCATCAATATTTCGTCTATTGCAGGAGAGGTTTCTTTGCCTTTCAGAGGGTTCTATTCAGCCAGTAAGTTTGCCGTAGAGGCGATGACGGAGGCTTTGCGTATGGAGGTGAAAGGTTTCGGAATTGAGGTGTCGATGATTCAGCCAGGGGATTTCAATACCAATATTGCGAGTGCAAGAAAAAATGCCGATCTCGATGCCAACTCTCCTTATGCCAAGCTGATCGAGGAGATGAATGTCCTGATTAAGAAAGGGATGGACAGTGCACCAACACCTGAGGCTGTTGGCGTTGCCGCATTGAATATTGTGGAAAATAAAAAACCCACACTGCGTTATCCAGTGGGGGCTTTTGTAGAGAAAATATCGATTAAGCTGAGGAAATTTCTTCCAACAAAACTTTACGAGAAAATCATTATGGGGCATTATAATATGCTCGACGACCGCATGTATAAATAA
- a CDS encoding RNA polymerase sigma factor, translating into MTDKDMLRQIKNGQNMQTAMLSLYHKSFPSVKRWICYNNGRVEDAEDIFQEAILILIDLIKRNDYKYKASITTILYAISRNRWLQQLKKNERFTAVENFEELVNQKVIIPRVEDEIDESLQLPVINKQEAIENIFDHLPEGCKQVLMDYYFHQLRYEEAVIESPFSSAQALKNKKSKCLKRLKSLVDENPAFKRHIRRQLEAQSETI; encoded by the coding sequence ATGACAGATAAAGATATGCTTAGGCAGATCAAAAACGGACAGAATATGCAAACGGCGATGCTGTCCCTTTACCATAAAAGTTTCCCGAGTGTAAAAAGATGGATATGCTATAATAATGGTCGGGTGGAAGATGCCGAGGACATTTTTCAGGAAGCCATTTTAATTCTTATCGACCTGATAAAAAGAAACGACTACAAATACAAGGCAAGTATCACCACCATTCTTTATGCCATTTCAAGAAACCGATGGCTACAGCAGCTGAAAAAAAATGAGCGATTTACCGCTGTTGAAAATTTTGAGGAGTTGGTCAATCAGAAGGTCATCATCCCACGGGTAGAAGATGAAATTGACGAGTCTTTGCAATTGCCCGTCATTAATAAACAGGAAGCGATAGAAAATATTTTCGACCACCTTCCTGAAGGTTGTAAACAAGTCCTGATGGATTACTATTTTCATCAGCTCCGCTATGAAGAAGCCGTGATCGAAAGCCCTTTCAGCAGTGCTCAGGCGCTGAAAAACAAAAAGAGCAAATGCCTCAAACGGCTGAAATCGCTTGTCGATGAAAACCCTGCATTCAAACGCCATATACGTCGGCAGCTCGAGGCGCAATCCGAAACTATTTGA
- a CDS encoding porin family protein yields MKKIALIAFFVVIHLSSFARAWKFNGVFHKISVESQMGLNYSFMSGVGQEGGSGLVGVQFGSMIVLPLNNDIYTKVGLFYMQGGAHFKSEVATFDLNLQYIQIPVWGKVSINQKNLNMIAGPQFGFLLNATEVENGQKRNITKVLNPLDISANIGIEYALRPNFLMSVYYSIGLTDVTNNRENNNALLNNALTFTLGYSFHL; encoded by the coding sequence ATGAAAAAAATTGCCCTGATTGCCTTCTTTGTCGTCATCCACCTATCTTCCTTTGCAAGGGCTTGGAAGTTCAATGGTGTCTTTCACAAAATAAGTGTAGAATCTCAAATGGGGCTCAACTATTCGTTTATGAGTGGTGTTGGGCAGGAAGGTGGATCGGGACTTGTCGGCGTACAGTTTGGGTCCATGATTGTACTTCCCCTGAATAATGACATCTATACTAAAGTCGGCCTATTTTATATGCAGGGGGGGGCGCACTTCAAATCAGAGGTCGCGACCTTCGATCTTAACTTGCAGTATATTCAGATTCCCGTGTGGGGAAAAGTGTCGATCAACCAAAAAAACCTCAACATGATTGCCGGCCCTCAGTTTGGCTTTTTGCTCAATGCCACAGAGGTAGAAAATGGACAGAAGCGAAATATCACCAAGGTGCTCAACCCCTTGGATATTTCCGCCAATATTGGTATTGAATATGCCCTTCGCCCCAACTTCCTGATGTCGGTTTATTATTCCATCGGCCTGACTGATGTAACCAACAACAGGGAAAACAACAATGCCTTGCTCAATAATGCGCTTACCTTCACTTTAGGCTACTCTTTTCATCTGTAA
- the folB gene encoding dihydroneopterin aldolase — MGQVSLEGMEFFAYHGFHKEEQMIGNKYGVDVVVDTNLLNAAIDDDLQKTVDYTLLYNIIKEEMATPSKLLENVAQRVLMKIMAKIPAVKRCKVVISKFNPPIGGVCFRSKITIDRSRKEYEQLMLEV; from the coding sequence ATGGGACAAGTCAGCTTAGAAGGGATGGAGTTTTTTGCCTATCACGGGTTCCATAAGGAAGAACAGATGATTGGCAACAAGTATGGCGTGGACGTGGTGGTAGACACCAATTTGCTGAATGCCGCCATTGACGACGACCTGCAGAAAACCGTCGATTATACCCTGCTTTACAATATTATCAAGGAAGAAATGGCTACGCCCTCCAAACTTCTGGAGAATGTTGCCCAGCGGGTACTGATGAAAATTATGGCCAAGATCCCTGCCGTAAAACGATGCAAGGTGGTCATCTCTAAATTTAACCCACCCATTGGCGGTGTTTGTTTCCGATCCAAGATCACCATTGACCGATCGAGAAAAGAATATGAACAGCTGATGTTGGAGGTTTAA
- a CDS encoding DivIVA domain-containing protein: MKVTPIEIRQKSFEKVFRGYDKEEVDAFLKSLSVQWEQMLDESKELKFRMEAAEKEVEKLREVESSLFKTLKTAEDTGANIKEQATKEAELILREAQNEAGQIIGKAQLEASKMVNDAEEHVANLDHELKQKTHQFKLNAEQELKNMQLNYAATDGMSEDLIAEIKANMEDLQIRVSKMEFKKRELRKKHEQVFANMHRLNSELIKNNDLREVITNVPEEEEKIIAEKPEQYGMPEIDSPEPAPDHQSVPPKKEATPPASDHSQEGSTSFFDQL; the protein is encoded by the coding sequence ATGAAAGTAACCCCTATCGAAATCAGACAAAAATCCTTTGAAAAAGTCTTCAGAGGCTATGACAAAGAGGAAGTCGATGCCTTTCTTAAATCGCTGTCGGTACAGTGGGAACAAATGCTCGATGAGTCCAAAGAGCTGAAATTCCGAATGGAGGCTGCGGAAAAAGAAGTTGAGAAGCTCCGAGAGGTGGAAAGTTCGCTGTTTAAAACACTGAAAACCGCCGAGGACACAGGTGCCAATATCAAGGAGCAGGCCACCAAAGAGGCTGAGCTTATTTTACGTGAGGCGCAAAATGAAGCAGGGCAAATTATCGGTAAGGCACAGCTTGAGGCGTCAAAAATGGTGAACGATGCCGAGGAGCATGTCGCAAATCTTGATCATGAACTGAAGCAAAAGACCCATCAGTTTAAACTCAATGCTGAGCAGGAGCTGAAAAATATGCAGCTTAATTATGCCGCGACAGATGGCATGAGCGAGGACCTTATTGCTGAAATTAAAGCAAATATGGAAGATTTGCAGATTCGTGTCAGCAAAATGGAATTCAAAAAACGGGAGCTGCGCAAAAAGCATGAGCAGGTATTTGCCAATATGCACCGCCTGAACAGTGAGTTGATTAAAAACAACGACCTCAGGGAAGTGATTACAAATGTACCAGAGGAAGAGGAAAAAATTATTGCTGAGAAGCCTGAACAATACGGCATGCCTGAGATTGACAGCCCAGAGCCTGCCCCAGACCACCAAAGTGTTCCGCCTAAAAAAGAGGCGACCCCTCCTGCTTCTGATCATTCGCAGGAAGGAAGTACTTCATTTTTTGACCAGCTATAA
- a CDS encoding WD40 repeat domain-containing protein: MNQALLVSFKITEFCKLTVEVIRIIYQKENKLIQVDKKYTFSGHKDCVYSLEKGPGEQQFFSGAGDGMVVGWDIAQPDEGKLVARLKNSVYALRYLPEQDILLVGHNFEGLHLIKVAEAKEIASLKCTDANIFDIQVYQDKAWVACGNGELLLIDLPSVTVLERIQATEKAARTIAISAKNQEVAVGFSDHQVRIFDLHTHELKHTLEGHSSSVFSVVYSPDESCLLTTGRDAQIKVWKSEDAYRMVKNIPAHMYAINSLAFDPSGDYFASASMDKSIKLWRYSDFRLLKVLDKSRHAGHATSVNKLIWLTPSEELISGSDDRNISIWNINFNEKS, encoded by the coding sequence TTGAATCAAGCATTATTGGTGAGCTTCAAAATTACAGAATTCTGTAAACTAACCGTAGAGGTCATCAGAATAATCTATCAAAAGGAAAATAAATTGATACAAGTCGATAAAAAATACACCTTCTCAGGTCATAAAGATTGTGTTTATTCCCTTGAAAAAGGCCCTGGCGAACAGCAGTTTTTCAGTGGTGCAGGAGATGGCATGGTCGTCGGTTGGGATATCGCCCAGCCTGATGAAGGCAAACTGGTCGCCCGCCTAAAAAACTCCGTTTACGCCCTGAGGTATTTGCCCGAGCAGGATATTTTGCTTGTTGGCCACAATTTTGAAGGCCTGCACTTGATCAAGGTGGCAGAAGCCAAAGAAATTGCCAGCCTGAAATGTACCGATGCCAATATTTTCGATATTCAGGTATATCAGGACAAAGCCTGGGTCGCCTGTGGAAATGGGGAATTACTCCTCATAGACCTGCCCTCTGTAACGGTACTTGAACGGATTCAAGCCACTGAAAAGGCCGCCCGAACCATTGCCATTTCAGCAAAAAATCAGGAGGTGGCCGTAGGTTTCAGCGATCATCAGGTAAGAATTTTCGACCTCCATACCCACGAACTGAAACACACCCTTGAAGGGCACAGCAGTTCGGTCTTCAGTGTGGTGTACTCCCCCGACGAAAGTTGCCTGCTGACCACTGGCAGGGATGCGCAGATCAAGGTGTGGAAAAGTGAAGACGCGTACCGCATGGTCAAGAATATTCCTGCACATATGTATGCCATCAATAGCCTTGCATTTGACCCTTCGGGAGATTATTTTGCTTCGGCGAGTATGGATAAATCTATAAAACTTTGGCGATATTCAGATTTTCGCTTACTTAAAGTGTTGGATAAGTCCCGACATGCGGGGCATGCCACCTCGGTAAATAAATTGATATGGTTAACGCCTTCTGAAGAACTGATCTCTGGGAGCGACGACCGCAACATTTCCATCTGGAACATTAACTTCAACGAAAAGTCATGA
- a CDS encoding 4'-phosphopantetheinyl transferase family protein, giving the protein MLDAKIKKLKQNLFYSVVEITDKIEVDLVDFPELERIRHQARQRESYAVRLALKALISKLGLPFLGLNYNERRKPFLKGSNAGISLTHGHGLAIAVWLEGAAVGADFEKISPKLLRVAKRFCNEEELAYCGEDLDKLAVLWTVKEAVYKWYGLGGVDFQQHIHVPPFELVATGGDLLAELNYKSFSIPLQVHYMPIGEGMFSICYQQK; this is encoded by the coding sequence ATGTTGGATGCTAAGATAAAAAAATTAAAGCAAAACCTGTTTTATAGTGTCGTTGAAATTACGGATAAGATTGAAGTGGACTTGGTGGACTTCCCTGAACTCGAGCGAATTCGGCATCAGGCAAGGCAGCGAGAGTCTTATGCGGTTCGTTTGGCGCTCAAAGCACTGATCAGCAAGCTCGGTTTGCCCTTTTTGGGGCTGAACTACAACGAACGGCGGAAGCCTTTCCTGAAAGGGTCAAATGCGGGGATCAGCCTGACGCACGGGCATGGGCTGGCCATTGCGGTATGGCTTGAGGGGGCAGCTGTTGGTGCTGATTTTGAGAAAATTTCTCCCAAGCTGCTGCGTGTGGCCAAGCGATTCTGTAATGAGGAGGAGTTGGCCTACTGTGGGGAAGACCTCGATAAATTGGCAGTACTGTGGACGGTGAAAGAGGCGGTTTACAAATGGTATGGCTTGGGTGGGGTAGATTTTCAGCAACACATTCATGTGCCCCCTTTTGAACTGGTGGCCACGGGTGGCGATCTGCTTGCCGAACTGAACTATAAATCGTTTTCAATTCCGCTGCAGGTGCATTATATGCCAATAGGGGAAGGTATGTTTTCGATCTGTTATCAGCAGAAATAA
- a CDS encoding putative LPS assembly protein LptD: MNFSKNGKIGVQKIQYLCLLALISLLNIAAISDTSYQIPVNNLRSDSTVVDSTLADSLSLDSLAMDSLALADSLQRIPKGPIQTKIDYGATDSLVLNLRTQDVEMYGEGAVNYGKIKLDADHIQLNYSTNLVRAEGTEDTTGNMKGKPVFSDDGQVYETENMAYNFGSKKAMITGVITKQQDGFIHGDTIMKNPQDELMVDHARYTTCDLPHPHFYIEANKIKMIPGNKLVSGPFQVYIMDIPTPAIFPLGMFPMPDRRSSGILIPSFGEERNRGFFLRDAGYFFDISDYVNLTLYGTIYSRGDWGFRAESTYRDRYRYDGGVNIEYQVNNSLDGILNDGGSSNTFRFQWRHSPKSRPGQGRFSANVNLMSNNYNQINPGYGQGGLDNNLSQNFTSSVQYSGKIGNVFNFSSSARVNQNVQTKQTDLTLPDLSWSLMNRIYPFRGKNSKGDTWYEKINLNYNGVMTNQLSNKAISSNPGFTIANEDPNAGDIIDFNQDNLSQLLARGQFGVKHTIPVSTSFNLFNFFTVSPSMNYTERDYASSLNYTYIPAQEAVQVDTLSGFNRVYDYSASVSVNTRLYGTKYFKGGNLQAIRHVMTPSVSFSAAPDFTDDSYGYYQDVQVAPGEFRKLSRYQGYAYGTPSASNSASMSFSLSNTLEAKVLDKKDSTGVKSKKVSILDNFSFSSGYNFVADSFNLSNFNIAARTAIFNKKLNISLNATVDPYTYKLLDEYVDNTGERRVDQVRINEYAWKSGNGIGSLSSFRASFSTNLNPKAREKEQKFQKGVDDSDLDIADKAWLIANPDAYVDFDIPWSLRLNYDFTYNKRGFADATTTQAIRMSGDLTLTEHWKINFSSGYDFKAMAMTQTNIGVNRDLHCWQMSFNWIPFGAYQSYNITINAKSSLLRDLKINRTRSWQDLF, from the coding sequence GTGAATTTTTCTAAAAACGGAAAAATAGGAGTGCAAAAAATCCAATACCTATGTCTGTTAGCTTTGATCTCCTTGCTCAATATTGCAGCAATTAGCGACACAAGCTACCAGATTCCTGTAAATAATTTACGTAGTGACTCAACTGTTGTTGACTCCACCCTTGCAGACTCGCTCTCATTAGACAGCCTTGCGATGGACTCGCTCGCTTTGGCGGATTCTCTTCAAAGAATTCCCAAAGGGCCAATCCAGACCAAGATTGATTATGGTGCGACGGATTCTTTGGTGCTAAACTTACGTACTCAAGATGTAGAAATGTACGGCGAAGGAGCCGTTAATTATGGTAAAATCAAGCTCGATGCAGATCATATTCAGCTCAATTATTCAACAAATTTAGTTCGTGCCGAAGGAACGGAAGACACCACGGGCAACATGAAGGGTAAACCGGTATTCAGTGATGATGGGCAGGTTTACGAAACAGAAAACATGGCCTATAACTTTGGTTCCAAAAAAGCGATGATTACCGGCGTAATCACCAAGCAGCAGGATGGTTTTATTCATGGCGACACGATCATGAAAAACCCTCAGGATGAGCTGATGGTGGATCATGCCCGGTACACCACCTGTGACTTACCACACCCTCACTTTTATATTGAGGCCAATAAGATTAAGATGATCCCGGGAAACAAACTCGTTTCGGGACCTTTCCAAGTGTATATCATGGATATTCCTACGCCGGCGATTTTCCCGCTGGGGATGTTCCCTATGCCCGACCGGCGATCGTCAGGTATTTTGATTCCTTCTTTTGGGGAAGAGCGTAACCGGGGTTTCTTTTTGAGGGATGCGGGTTATTTCTTCGATATCAGTGATTACGTCAACCTTACCCTCTACGGAACAATTTATTCCCGAGGCGACTGGGGTTTCCGTGCCGAATCCACTTACCGTGACCGTTACCGCTATGATGGTGGTGTAAATATAGAATATCAGGTAAACAACAGCCTGGATGGTATCCTGAACGACGGAGGGAGCTCCAACACCTTCCGTTTTCAGTGGCGACACAGTCCAAAATCCCGACCAGGACAGGGGCGTTTCTCTGCCAATGTAAACCTGATGTCGAATAACTACAACCAAATTAACCCTGGCTACGGGCAGGGCGGTTTGGACAATAACCTGAGCCAGAACTTTACCTCGAGTGTGCAGTATTCTGGTAAAATTGGTAATGTTTTCAACTTCAGTTCATCAGCAAGGGTGAACCAGAATGTGCAGACCAAACAAACGGATCTTACCCTGCCCGATCTTTCGTGGAGTTTAATGAACCGTATTTATCCCTTCCGTGGAAAAAACAGCAAGGGAGATACCTGGTATGAGAAAATCAACCTGAACTATAACGGGGTGATGACCAACCAGCTCAGCAATAAGGCGATCAGTTCAAACCCAGGGTTTACGATAGCGAACGAAGACCCTAATGCGGGTGATATTATTGACTTCAACCAGGATAACCTTTCGCAACTTTTGGCAAGGGGGCAGTTTGGGGTAAAGCACACCATTCCAGTGTCCACCTCCTTTAATCTGTTCAATTTCTTCACGGTATCGCCGTCGATGAACTACACAGAAAGGGATTATGCATCCTCACTGAACTACACTTATATCCCTGCCCAGGAAGCGGTACAGGTAGATACATTGAGCGGTTTCAACAGGGTATATGATTACAGTGCTTCGGTATCGGTAAATACCCGTCTGTATGGAACCAAATATTTTAAAGGTGGAAATTTACAGGCCATTCGCCACGTGATGACCCCTTCGGTGAGTTTTAGTGCTGCACCTGACTTTACAGACGATTCCTACGGGTACTATCAGGATGTACAGGTTGCTCCAGGAGAATTCCGCAAGCTGTCCCGCTATCAGGGTTATGCTTACGGCACACCGAGTGCGAGTAATTCCGCCTCGATGAGCTTCTCCTTATCCAATACTCTCGAAGCCAAGGTGCTGGACAAAAAGGATTCTACAGGCGTAAAAAGCAAGAAGGTTTCTATTCTGGACAACTTCTCGTTCAGTTCGGGTTACAACTTTGTTGCCGACTCCTTTAACCTGTCGAACTTCAATATTGCGGCAAGGACGGCTATTTTCAACAAAAAACTGAACATCAGTTTGAATGCCACTGTCGATCCATACACCTACAAGTTACTCGATGAATACGTCGACAACACTGGTGAAAGAAGGGTCGATCAGGTAAGAATTAATGAATATGCCTGGAAATCTGGTAATGGTATTGGTTCACTGTCCTCCTTTCGGGCGAGTTTCAGTACCAACCTGAACCCTAAAGCGCGGGAGAAAGAACAGAAATTCCAGAAAGGGGTGGATGATTCCGACCTCGATATTGCTGACAAGGCCTGGCTGATTGCCAACCCCGACGCTTATGTGGACTTCGACATTCCGTGGAGTTTGAGGCTGAATTATGATTTCACTTATAATAAGCGGGGATTTGCAGATGCCACCACCACGCAGGCCATCAGGATGTCTGGAGATTTGACCCTGACCGAGCACTGGAAGATCAACTTCAGCTCAGGTTACGATTTCAAGGCCATGGCCATGACCCAGACCAACATTGGCGTGAACAGGGATTTACACTGTTGGCAGATGTCCTTCAACTGGATTCCTTTTGGAGCATATCAGTCTTACAATATCACGATCAACGCCAAATCGTCTTTGTTGAGAGATCTGAAAATCAACAGAACCCGAAGCTGGCAAGATTTATTCTAA